One region of Edaphobacter bradus genomic DNA includes:
- a CDS encoding MarC family protein, with product MFNPHSVDLSLLEKSVYVRFSVLALSSIFFLVDPFAALPTFLAVTAGSDQARRRRMAWKASLTALVFLSGFALGGQYIFKMFGITLPAFEIAGGVILLLIGLDMLEAKRSATQESSEEATEAASKEDAGIVPLGIPMLAGPGAITSVMVLVGQAQTKWQMVAILSSIAITAVVCYLVLGNSDRVARALGETGIRILVRIMGLLLVALAVQYFVNGMADLGVITKPS from the coding sequence ATGTTCAATCCTCATTCTGTTGATCTTTCGCTGCTGGAAAAGTCAGTGTATGTGCGGTTCTCCGTGCTTGCGCTGAGCTCGATCTTCTTTCTGGTGGACCCGTTTGCGGCTCTGCCTACTTTTCTTGCGGTGACGGCGGGGAGCGACCAGGCGCGGCGGCGGCGGATGGCGTGGAAGGCGTCGCTGACGGCGCTGGTGTTTCTGAGCGGGTTTGCGCTGGGCGGGCAGTACATCTTCAAAATGTTCGGGATTACGTTGCCGGCGTTTGAGATCGCGGGCGGCGTGATTCTGCTGCTGATCGGGCTGGACATGCTGGAGGCGAAGCGGTCGGCGACGCAGGAGTCGAGCGAAGAGGCGACGGAGGCTGCAAGCAAGGAGGATGCGGGGATCGTTCCGCTGGGGATTCCGATGCTGGCGGGGCCAGGCGCGATTACAAGCGTGATGGTGCTGGTGGGGCAGGCGCAGACGAAGTGGCAGATGGTGGCGATCTTGTCGTCGATTGCGATTACGGCAGTGGTCTGCTACCTGGTGCTGGGGAACTCGGACCGCGTGGCGCGGGCGCTGGGTGAGACGGGAATTCGCATTCTGGTGCGCATCATGGGCTTGCTGCTGGTGGCGCTGGCGGTGCAGTATTTCGTGAATGGGATGGCAGACCTCGGTGTGATTACCAAGCCGTCGTGA
- a CDS encoding LysR substrate-binding domain-containing protein, with product MIDNFRIRVFRAVAHHLNFSRAAEELLLTQPAVTQQIKALEDEFGVPLFDRGGGRISLTPGGAALLPFADRMKALSEEAVAAVADANGQQAGELTLGASQTIGQYLLPNLVAGFLRANPRVHVTARSGNTDAMLEALVSREIQLALIEGPEHRKDVHIEPFMEDHMVLVVPAGHEWADHAIELAELKEQPLLMREFGSGSRRVVEHALAAAGLKGKDLKISMELDSTEGLLSAVEAGLGITFVSRWAVRNQLSLGTLKLARVRGLKLSRRFSMAYPAGPEPAGNVGSFRGFLLSHSLELAPRTTGKQKDNHRAGS from the coding sequence ATGATCGACAACTTTCGTATTCGTGTCTTCCGTGCTGTAGCACACCATCTGAATTTCAGCCGTGCGGCGGAGGAGTTGTTACTCACACAACCCGCGGTGACACAGCAGATCAAGGCACTGGAAGACGAGTTCGGCGTGCCGCTATTCGACCGGGGCGGAGGACGCATCTCCTTGACACCGGGCGGAGCGGCATTGCTGCCCTTCGCAGATAGGATGAAGGCGCTGTCCGAGGAGGCAGTGGCAGCGGTCGCAGACGCCAACGGACAGCAGGCCGGGGAGCTGACTCTGGGAGCATCCCAGACGATTGGCCAATATCTGCTGCCAAACCTCGTTGCCGGCTTCTTGCGCGCCAACCCAAGGGTTCATGTAACCGCCCGTAGCGGAAACACCGACGCAATGCTGGAGGCATTAGTTTCGCGCGAGATTCAACTTGCGCTCATCGAAGGCCCCGAGCACCGTAAGGACGTGCACATTGAGCCGTTCATGGAAGATCATATGGTGCTCGTCGTGCCGGCAGGTCATGAATGGGCTGACCACGCGATCGAGCTTGCCGAATTGAAGGAACAGCCTCTATTGATGCGTGAGTTCGGCTCAGGCTCGCGGCGGGTTGTGGAGCACGCACTGGCTGCTGCAGGCCTGAAAGGCAAGGACCTGAAGATCAGCATGGAACTGGATTCCACCGAAGGCTTGCTGAGCGCTGTCGAAGCCGGGTTGGGAATCACGTTTGTCTCACGCTGGGCCGTGCGAAATCAACTCTCGCTGGGGACGCTCAAGCTCGCAAGAGTGCGTGGCCTCAAGCTCTCTCGTCGATTCTCCATGGCTTATCCTGCCGGTCCGGAACCTGCCGGCAACGTGGGCTCCTTCCGCGGCTTCCTGCTCTCACACTCTCTTGAGCTTGCTCCGCGAACGACAGGCAAACAGAAGGACAACCATCGAGCGGGAAGCTAA
- a CDS encoding YncE family protein yields the protein MSKKRIVRIACGIALLMPAVGIASAQSPAPLRWEKTIPLPDVKGRIDHMAFDAEHQRLFVAALGNDSVEVVDVRSGKVVQAIGSLAEPQGVLYESRKGRLWIANGKDGTVRIFDARTFQPFRTVELGDDADNIRQYATSGQILVGYGSGGIATFDSDGNKVSDVKLDAHPESFQLEKRGSRIFVNLPRSQKVAVVDQAKRAVVASWTTGNASSNFPMALDETNERLFIVCRRPAVLLVLDTKSGAVVASLPTVGDSDDVFYDQERKRLYVSGGEGSIAVYRQQDRDHYSKVTQLETVKGARTSMFVPELSRFFLAVRQEGGKPAAIQVFDVEN from the coding sequence ATGTCGAAGAAAAGAATAGTCAGGATTGCGTGCGGGATCGCTCTGCTGATGCCAGCTGTTGGGATTGCGAGTGCTCAGTCTCCGGCGCCGTTGCGCTGGGAAAAGACGATTCCTTTGCCAGATGTGAAGGGGCGAATCGATCACATGGCTTTCGATGCAGAGCACCAGCGCCTTTTTGTTGCTGCGCTGGGGAATGACAGCGTCGAGGTCGTTGATGTTCGGAGCGGTAAGGTGGTGCAAGCGATCGGCAGCCTTGCCGAGCCGCAGGGCGTCCTCTATGAATCGAGAAAGGGACGGCTGTGGATCGCCAACGGGAAGGACGGCACGGTACGGATCTTTGACGCGCGGACGTTTCAGCCTTTCCGCACAGTCGAGTTGGGTGATGACGCGGACAATATCCGCCAATACGCTACGAGCGGACAGATTCTGGTGGGATATGGCAGCGGCGGTATTGCGACCTTTGATTCTGACGGCAACAAGGTATCTGACGTAAAGCTGGATGCACACCCTGAGTCGTTTCAGCTGGAGAAGAGGGGTTCGCGGATATTTGTCAATCTGCCGCGTTCGCAGAAGGTGGCTGTGGTTGATCAGGCGAAGCGCGCGGTTGTGGCAAGCTGGACGACGGGCAATGCCAGCTCGAACTTTCCGATGGCGCTGGACGAAACGAATGAAAGGCTTTTTATCGTCTGCCGCAGACCTGCTGTTCTGTTGGTGCTGGATACGAAATCGGGCGCTGTCGTAGCGAGCCTTCCCACTGTGGGAGATTCGGACGACGTCTTTTACGATCAAGAGCGCAAGCGGTTGTATGTTTCAGGCGGCGAGGGATCGATTGCTGTGTATCGGCAACAGGATCGCGACCACTACAGCAAAGTCACCCAGCTCGAGACGGTGAAAGGCGCTCGCACAAGCATGTTCGTCCCCGAGCTGAGCCGATTCTTTCTGGCCGTCCGGCAGGAGGGCGGGAAGCCGGCGGCGATTCAGGTCTTCGATGTGGAGAACTAG
- a CDS encoding M48 family metallopeptidase, with protein MPSAWARFQPVTCKNAFTEEQEITEGRKVAAQVFQQMPVLPDSSPVSQYVRQLGARLVAHAPGYKWPYDFHVVASEEINAFALPGGSIFVNMGTIRAAETEAQLAGVMAHETSHVVMRHSTCNLTKQQQIGTFAGLGQLGAAILLGDGALGSMATKGIGIATGLSFLRMSRDYEKQADLLGTGILYDTGYDPRGMPQFFETIEAKYGQGGAQLLSDHPNPGNRTQYVTAEIATLPPQQNPKVTSAEFTRVRALAMKEQVYTAKEVETGAWRQTGHYAAVAGGPAQVIAGQAVQATGASGTGVRLSRSALGLSDNFVTIQGSGFAVSCPASWQKGTGQNGSVALVPQNGAGQAGIAYGVVIDGARWKGGVGDANSLEQATKALAQQLSRDNGGLQQASRISSINVNGRMGNSVELRGKSPVVDGGSALAERDWLVTVARPDGDVSYLVFIAPEPDFEAMRPVFTAMLQSFRVR; from the coding sequence ATGCCGTCGGCATGGGCACGGTTCCAACCGGTGACCTGCAAGAACGCCTTTACCGAGGAGCAGGAGATTACGGAAGGCCGCAAAGTGGCAGCGCAGGTCTTTCAGCAGATGCCGGTGTTGCCGGACAGCTCGCCGGTGTCGCAGTATGTCCGGCAGCTTGGAGCCAGGCTGGTTGCCCATGCTCCGGGGTACAAGTGGCCGTACGATTTCCACGTCGTCGCCAGTGAGGAGATCAACGCCTTTGCGCTTCCCGGCGGATCGATCTTCGTGAACATGGGGACGATTCGCGCGGCCGAGACCGAGGCGCAACTGGCAGGGGTGATGGCACATGAGACCTCGCACGTAGTGATGCGCCACTCGACCTGCAACCTCACCAAACAGCAGCAGATTGGGACGTTTGCAGGACTGGGGCAGCTGGGGGCGGCGATTCTTCTGGGAGACGGTGCGCTGGGCTCGATGGCGACAAAGGGAATCGGCATTGCAACCGGCCTAAGCTTTCTGCGAATGTCGCGCGACTACGAGAAGCAGGCCGATCTGCTGGGGACCGGAATTCTATACGACACCGGCTACGACCCACGCGGAATGCCGCAGTTCTTCGAGACGATTGAAGCTAAGTACGGACAGGGCGGAGCGCAATTGCTGAGCGACCACCCAAATCCTGGGAATCGCACGCAATATGTGACGGCTGAGATTGCGACGCTGCCCCCGCAGCAGAACCCGAAGGTGACCTCTGCTGAATTCACGCGGGTGCGGGCCCTGGCCATGAAGGAGCAGGTCTACACGGCGAAAGAGGTGGAGACGGGGGCGTGGCGGCAGACCGGACACTATGCAGCCGTGGCGGGCGGACCCGCGCAGGTGATCGCTGGTCAGGCTGTGCAGGCGACTGGAGCCTCCGGCACTGGTGTGAGGCTGAGTCGCAGCGCGTTGGGGCTGAGCGATAACTTCGTGACGATTCAGGGGAGCGGGTTTGCGGTGAGCTGTCCCGCAAGCTGGCAGAAGGGGACCGGCCAGAACGGGAGCGTAGCCCTGGTGCCGCAGAATGGCGCCGGGCAGGCAGGGATCGCATACGGCGTGGTCATCGACGGCGCGAGGTGGAAGGGTGGCGTGGGGGATGCGAACTCGCTGGAGCAGGCGACGAAGGCGCTGGCGCAACAGTTGAGCCGGGACAACGGCGGGTTGCAGCAGGCGAGCCGGATCTCGTCCATCAACGTCAATGGGCGGATGGGAAACTCGGTTGAGCTTCGTGGAAAGTCTCCCGTGGTCGACGGAGGGAGTGCCCTTGCTGAGCGGGACTGGCTGGTGACGGTCGCACGTCCGGATGGCGACGTGAGCTACCTGGTCTTTATTGCGCCGGAGCCTGATTTCGAGGCGATGCGGCCAGTCTTTACGGCGATGCTGCAGAGCTTCCGAGTGCGATAG
- a CDS encoding PEP-CTERM sorting domain-containing protein — MKLSLAVALALGTVCAGTAFGDTIDFRGPNVTLGHSQVYNPGPNSVTAYAFGGSNLLYAKNQGGSEHGLGIARNSDNEITSTTFIQLDLANISGPFSFLIGSTQNVEGFHLCFSNTLGVLGGCGDFPDPGSDPFTTPNFITGDEFVSIQADGSGTVLLDGLTTADAPEPSSLLLLGTGIVGAAGVVRRKLAA, encoded by the coding sequence ATGAAGTTAAGTCTTGCAGTCGCCTTGGCTCTAGGAACCGTGTGCGCTGGCACCGCTTTCGGAGACACAATTGACTTTCGAGGTCCAAACGTTACCCTCGGTCATTCACAAGTCTATAACCCCGGCCCAAACAGCGTGACGGCATACGCCTTTGGTGGAAGTAATTTGCTCTATGCAAAGAATCAAGGCGGGTCAGAGCACGGATTGGGTATCGCCCGCAACAGCGACAATGAGATTACGAGCACGACCTTCATCCAGCTGGATCTCGCCAACATTTCAGGTCCATTTTCCTTTTTGATCGGCAGCACGCAGAATGTTGAAGGGTTCCATCTCTGCTTTTCGAACACGCTTGGTGTCCTAGGCGGCTGTGGGGATTTCCCTGATCCGGGCTCTGATCCATTTACGACTCCCAACTTTATAACGGGCGACGAGTTCGTCTCCATACAGGCCGACGGTTCAGGTACCGTCCTCCTGGATGGGTTGACAACCGCTGATGCGCCAGAACCGAGTTCTCTTTTGCTTCTCGGCACGGGAATCGTTGGGGCAGCCGGGGTTGTGCGCAGAAAACTTGCTGCTTAA
- a CDS encoding LVIVD repeat-containing protein, with translation MNKLTLNRIAISLVGIATIFAPLVGNAEVHSRSKEIVVMDSRDLPEEAELPGNSFFLHSDNAGSTYLYVEQQQGARLSVFDVSDPGRIKLVSTTKLATPGAFDFRRPLDGSAELVRFRDGQNVGVLDLRKPRKPSLRVVTALADSGSMQSLGESGLLAVSNQRYSYARAVPRDYQVIDLSTPSDPTLLTTVKQVRHQLVNAETGTTFLLGRDGLTVVRRVNVENEYKSHLMQMQVN, from the coding sequence ATGAACAAACTCACTTTGAACCGAATCGCAATCAGCCTCGTCGGCATCGCCACGATTTTCGCTCCCCTCGTTGGGAATGCTGAAGTGCACTCAAGGTCGAAGGAGATTGTCGTGATGGATTCTCGAGACCTTCCGGAGGAAGCAGAGCTCCCTGGCAATTCTTTCTTTCTGCATTCAGACAATGCGGGCAGCACATACCTTTACGTCGAGCAGCAGCAAGGGGCGAGGCTCTCCGTCTTTGATGTATCGGATCCCGGCCGCATCAAACTGGTTTCAACCACAAAGCTTGCTACGCCCGGCGCCTTCGACTTCAGGCGCCCATTGGATGGAAGCGCCGAACTGGTCCGCTTTCGCGACGGGCAAAACGTAGGCGTTCTGGATCTGCGTAAGCCACGCAAGCCAAGCCTGCGCGTCGTAACAGCGTTGGCAGATTCCGGATCTATGCAATCGCTAGGGGAGTCGGGGCTTCTTGCCGTCAGCAACCAACGGTATAGTTATGCCCGCGCTGTGCCCCGCGACTATCAGGTGATCGACCTCTCTACACCATCCGACCCGACGCTATTGACGACTGTGAAGCAGGTCAGACATCAGCTAGTGAATGCGGAGACAGGAACGACGTTCCTGCTTGGGAGAGATGGCCTCACAGTTGTGCGGCGCGTCAACGTAGAGAATGAATATAAGTCCCACCTGATGCAGATGCAGGTGAACTAA
- a CDS encoding DUF4337 domain-containing protein, whose protein sequence is MPEPHEIQEFSEHLREANEGGGGSIRSISLAISVLAVLVAMVTVLGHRTHTEAVLMEARASDTWNEYQAKKIRMDNLQVTTDILALQPSGDPARVKSKIDEYNAHIAKWKSDLAEEQQQAREYEAEVSSAEKKAARYDLGEALLQIAVVLSSITLFTRNRTYFVLGIALGATGLLVASSALLVH, encoded by the coding sequence ATGCCTGAGCCCCACGAAATACAGGAGTTCTCCGAGCACCTCAGGGAAGCCAACGAGGGCGGCGGAGGATCGATTAGATCCATCTCGCTCGCTATCTCCGTCCTCGCCGTTCTCGTCGCCATGGTCACTGTACTCGGGCATCGCACCCACACCGAGGCCGTCCTGATGGAGGCCCGCGCCAGCGACACATGGAACGAGTACCAGGCCAAGAAGATCCGCATGGACAACCTCCAGGTCACCACCGATATTCTCGCCCTCCAGCCCTCCGGCGATCCCGCCCGCGTAAAGTCCAAAATTGACGAGTACAACGCCCACATCGCCAAGTGGAAGTCCGATCTGGCCGAAGAGCAGCAGCAAGCGCGCGAGTACGAAGCAGAGGTCTCCAGTGCCGAGAAGAAAGCCGCCCGTTACGATCTTGGCGAGGCCCTCCTCCAGATCGCCGTCGTCCTCTCGTCCATCACGCTCTTTACGCGCAACCGGACCTACTTCGTCCTTGGGATTGCTCTGGGAGCCACAGGGCTCCTTGTAGCGAGTTCAGCCCTGCTCGTCCATTAG
- a CDS encoding FAD/NAD(P)-binding protein, which produces MMTQTTTRKTIAIIGGGVSGALTAYHLVQQRAEARILVIDPRPELGLGLAYSTPSLRHLLNVPAGKISALPNQPEHFLHWLRANYDPEANRGTFAPRAVFGMYIRDLLATVDGVEQVRATVVDYRAAVAGAVLTLDDGRRIACDLAVLATGNFDPAVLPGISDEARSTNAYCHNAWLSATYEKLNPDAPVTLIGSGLTAVDVLLRLRELGHRGTITAASRHGILPNRHSDYTPMTESAIPSDTPATCIAYLRALRSAIRNGAEWRAAFDSLRATTNDLWLALPLAEQKRFRRHLQRRWDVVRHRMAPPVADIIESELAAGTLIVRVGHLHSVGATTKGAAVVIRTASGEEKFESARVINCTGPSMNYRRVKSPLLESLFEQGLVAPGPLGGGFNTTRSGALIDARGQASGVLFNLGPARLGTLLESIAIPELREQAVELATILVGILVGLLSTMRSSRQEEDQQSSLSTTAELGSLVAA; this is translated from the coding sequence ATGATGACTCAGACCACAACCCGAAAGACTATCGCGATTATCGGTGGTGGCGTCAGCGGTGCACTGACTGCCTATCACCTCGTACAGCAACGAGCGGAGGCAAGGATCCTCGTGATCGATCCGCGGCCGGAACTTGGGTTAGGCTTGGCGTATTCGACACCAAGCCTGCGGCATCTCCTGAATGTTCCGGCAGGCAAGATCAGCGCTCTCCCCAATCAGCCGGAGCACTTTCTCCACTGGTTGCGCGCCAACTACGATCCGGAGGCGAACCGCGGAACATTTGCGCCGCGCGCGGTGTTCGGCATGTACATTCGAGACCTGCTTGCGACGGTTGACGGCGTAGAACAAGTGAGGGCAACCGTTGTCGACTATCGCGCAGCCGTGGCCGGCGCGGTGTTGACGCTCGATGATGGCCGCCGAATCGCATGCGACCTCGCCGTGCTGGCAACAGGCAACTTCGATCCCGCCGTCCTGCCGGGGATCAGTGATGAGGCCCGTTCCACCAACGCGTACTGCCACAATGCATGGCTCTCCGCGACTTATGAGAAGCTCAACCCCGACGCGCCCGTCACGCTGATCGGCAGCGGTCTCACGGCAGTGGATGTGCTACTCAGGCTGCGTGAACTGGGGCACCGCGGTACGATCACTGCAGCGTCCCGGCATGGCATTTTGCCGAACCGCCACTCCGACTACACGCCAATGACGGAGAGCGCGATTCCTTCCGACACTCCCGCCACCTGCATCGCGTACCTGCGCGCGCTTCGAAGCGCGATCCGAAATGGGGCCGAATGGAGAGCGGCGTTCGACAGCCTCCGCGCGACCACAAACGATCTATGGCTCGCGCTCCCACTCGCGGAGCAGAAGCGCTTTCGTCGTCACCTGCAGCGTCGCTGGGATGTCGTTCGGCATCGCATGGCTCCGCCGGTCGCTGACATCATTGAAAGCGAGTTGGCCGCTGGCACACTGATCGTTCGCGTGGGTCACCTGCACAGTGTGGGGGCCACCACGAAGGGAGCCGCGGTCGTGATTCGCACAGCCTCCGGAGAGGAGAAGTTCGAATCTGCTCGCGTAATCAACTGCACCGGCCCGAGCATGAACTACCGGCGCGTGAAATCCCCGCTCCTCGAGAGCCTGTTTGAGCAAGGTTTGGTGGCCCCTGGTCCACTTGGCGGCGGATTCAACACCACGCGTTCCGGCGCGCTGATCGATGCTCGTGGCCAGGCATCCGGTGTGCTCTTCAATCTCGGACCGGCCCGCCTGGGAACGCTTCTCGAATCGATCGCAATTCCGGAGCTTCGCGAACAGGCTGTGGAGCTCGCAACGATCCTGGTTGGGATTTTGGTTGGGCTCTTGAGCACGATGCGGAGCAGTCGGCAAGAAGAGGATCAGCAATCTTCACTCTCTACAACAGCGGAGCTTGGCTCGTTGGTGGCGGCATGA
- a CDS encoding chloride channel protein: MTTVLSISRPSRMTRCGQCVRDRFLILAWSALLGLVSGAACVGVRLGLHALQWIFVQRAGMLPDAAAALSPVRRMLTPVAGAALATAVVRAAGRWSRAGYFEGYVEAVRYREGRIPFAPTLWRTVSSAFSIATGAAIGREGSMIQFAAAVASWVGEHSPGERSPFRAPALSRQVAWGAAAAVAAVYQTPLAGVFFAMEIVLGAWEWTEVPQLLVASFAGWFVTRAILGSGPLFAVTGPLSLSWQVLWALPLAILLGFAGPAYRGLLRSLHSARRWPLALLWSGLVVGALSLLQPAVWGNGDAALMRTLESAPALWSIAAVLAARLIATTFCVGTGTVGGVFTPTLFAGAAVGLAAGRLVHSADPVLLAIVGLSVFLSAVTHAPVMAGLMAVELTGQWHLLPLLLIMNVVSWCTARRVSPRSLYDIATPSPAEVESTLRRI, encoded by the coding sequence ATGACGACCGTCTTATCAATCTCGCGGCCAAGCCGAATGACCCGGTGCGGGCAATGTGTTCGTGACCGCTTCCTTATCCTGGCATGGTCGGCGCTGCTTGGCCTGGTGAGCGGCGCAGCCTGCGTCGGCGTCCGGCTTGGCCTCCACGCGTTGCAGTGGATCTTCGTGCAGCGAGCGGGCATGCTGCCGGATGCGGCGGCCGCTCTCTCGCCCGTGCGACGGATGCTGACCCCGGTTGCCGGAGCGGCGCTTGCAACGGCTGTTGTCCGGGCTGCAGGTCGTTGGTCCAGAGCTGGATACTTCGAGGGGTATGTGGAGGCGGTGCGATATCGAGAGGGACGCATACCGTTCGCTCCAACTCTCTGGCGCACAGTCTCCTCGGCGTTTTCGATAGCAACCGGAGCGGCCATCGGGCGCGAGGGCTCGATGATTCAGTTCGCGGCAGCAGTCGCATCCTGGGTCGGGGAGCATTCGCCAGGTGAACGTTCGCCCTTTCGCGCGCCCGCTCTCTCACGTCAGGTCGCCTGGGGCGCTGCTGCCGCGGTGGCGGCCGTCTACCAGACTCCGCTCGCAGGAGTGTTCTTTGCGATGGAGATCGTGCTAGGGGCATGGGAATGGACGGAGGTTCCGCAACTTCTGGTCGCCTCATTTGCGGGTTGGTTCGTCACTCGCGCGATCCTGGGTAGTGGCCCGTTGTTCGCCGTCACGGGGCCGCTTTCTCTCTCATGGCAGGTGCTGTGGGCACTTCCGCTGGCCATTCTGCTTGGATTTGCAGGCCCGGCGTACCGGGGGCTGCTGCGAAGTCTGCACTCTGCCAGACGATGGCCGCTGGCGCTGCTGTGGAGCGGGCTTGTCGTCGGCGCACTTAGCCTATTGCAGCCAGCCGTATGGGGGAATGGCGATGCGGCCCTTATGCGCACACTCGAGAGCGCGCCTGCACTATGGAGCATCGCTGCCGTTCTGGCGGCACGTCTCATCGCTACCACGTTCTGCGTGGGAACCGGAACGGTTGGCGGAGTCTTCACTCCGACACTCTTCGCTGGTGCGGCCGTTGGTCTCGCAGCCGGCCGCCTCGTTCATAGCGCCGACCCGGTTCTGCTCGCCATCGTTGGCCTGAGTGTGTTCCTGTCGGCCGTAACCCATGCACCTGTCATGGCCGGACTGATGGCCGTCGAACTCACCGGACAGTGGCACCTGTTGCCGTTGCTGCTTATCATGAACGTGGTCTCTTGGTGTACCGCCCGGCGAGTTTCGCCGAGGTCGCTTTACGATATTGCCACGCCTTCTCCGGCAGAGGTCGAATCAACTCTAAGGAGAATCTGA